Proteins encoded within one genomic window of Glycine soja cultivar W05 chromosome 1, ASM419377v2, whole genome shotgun sequence:
- the LOC114409421 gene encoding uncharacterized protein LOC114409421 has translation MTSIPSFQSAISKPLLWKLTGFGSSIVGFSCYALSPSFLYLVKEWSPKKIVAYSVVSSLLSISMLFVKKWSLGRHGKSLMLKGHVVFVVLALTNLWSFWEDRCQQGKVENRFRKIMNLTSIGAFALMALSLSRQLRIGFDAGVTNFLVGCFMVTLMKMNLKLAPLAALFCYLLVNNRSISDSLLKLRARAATQHAADDREEGPSSKDIESGDSKGAVISHRSREILDPKKNWWNEIRSILSPKNIAKSKEVLFLKKCGCEVRKFFLRKFKDDKGEARFQDLESNSDDDAFAHDTNTANFQDHEANSDVSEHEKNEADSQDPKANFNDLARDTNEEDIQANPNVLACGTDEPSSQDPDQTNSDNFACVTNKANSGVCEHETDVAPLQHGEAYSNEISEEADRLSSSENDIQNIEKSKEVGASKKIQKLLTSGKKLLKKLSKDKLS, from the exons ATGACAAGTATCCCATCCTTTCAAAGTGCTATATCAAAACCTTTGCTATGGAAACTCACAGGCTTTGGGTCAAGCATAGTAGGGTTTAGCTGTTATGCCCTCAGCCCCTCTTTCCTATACTTGGTCAAAGAATGGAGCCCGAAGAAGATCGTGGCGTACAGCGTGGTAAGCTCACTTTTATCAATCTCCATGCTCTTCGTTAAAAAATGGAGCTTGGGACGACACGGGAAGAGTTTGATGCTGAAAGGACATGTGGTTTTTGTGGTATTAGCGCTTACCAATCTGTGGTCTTTCTGGGAAGACCGTTGCCAACAAGGGAAAGTGGAAAACAGGTTCCGGAAAATTATGAACCTCACTTCAATTGGAGCATTTGCCTTGATGGCCTTGAGTTTGTCGCGGCAACTTCGAATTGGATTCGATGCTGGCGTCACCAACTTCTTGGTTGGATGCTTCATGGTGACGTTGATGAAGATGAACCTTAAGTTAGCTCCACTTGCGGcattgttctgttatttgcttGTCAACAACCGTTCCATTTCTGATTCCCTGCTTAAATTGCGTGCACGTGCCGCCACACAACATGCAGCAGATGATCGTGAAGAGGGGCCAAGTTCGAAAGATATTGAATCAGGGGATTCGAAAGGAGCAGTTATCAGCCACAGATCTCGTGAGATTCTTGATCCAAAGAAGAATTGGTGGAATGAAATTCGTAGTATTCTTTCTCCAAAGAATATAGCCAAATCTAAAGAAGTACTTTTTCTAAAGAAGTGTGGATGTGAAGTCCGGAAATTTTTTCTTCGGAAGTTCAAAG ATGATAAGGGTGAGGCAAGATTCCAAGACCTTGAATCAAATTCTGATGATGATGCCTTTGCACATGATACAAATACGGCAAATTTTCAAGACCATGAGGCAAATTCTGATGTCTCTgaacatgaaaaaaatgagGCAGATTCTCAAGACCCTAAAGCAAATTTTAATGACCTTGCACGTGATACAAATGAGGAAGACATTCAAGCAAATCCTAATGTCCTTGCCTGTGGTACAGACGAGCCAAGTTCTCAAGACCCTGATCAAACAAATTCTGATAACTTTGCATGTGTTACAAATAAAGCAAATTCTGGTGTTTGTGAACATGAGACAGACGTGGCACCTTTGCAACATGGTGAAGCATATTCTAATGAAATCTCTGAAGAAGCAGATAGGCTTAGTTCTAGTGAGAATGATATTCAGAATATAGAGAAATCTAAAGAAGTAGGTGCTTCAAAGAAGATTCAGAAGTTGCTGACATCTGGAAAGAAGTTGTTGAAGAAGCTCTCAAAAGATAAACTTAGTTAA